One genomic segment of Acidobacteriota bacterium includes these proteins:
- a CDS encoding PilZ domain-containing protein — MTHDKRSVARVEVPGGLPGEVSVVAPVEIREFSQRGAMLDTAFPLVLNSIHDLRLELDDHSIVVKGRVAHCSIAELGGELVRYRAGIEFVDVPPHAASAIKSYLDGVSERRAARGAAHPPKGPTSP, encoded by the coding sequence ATGACACATGACAAACGTTCGGTGGCGCGCGTGGAGGTGCCCGGTGGCTTACCGGGCGAAGTCAGCGTGGTGGCGCCGGTGGAGATCAGGGAGTTCAGCCAACGTGGCGCCATGCTGGACACGGCATTCCCGCTGGTCCTCAATTCCATCCACGACCTCCGGCTTGAGCTGGATGACCATTCGATTGTCGTGAAAGGCCGGGTGGCCCACTGCAGCATCGCGGAACTGGGCGGCGAACTGGTGCGCTATCGAGCGGGGATCGAGTTCGTGGACGTGCCGCCGCATGCTGCGTCCGCCATCAAGTCGTACCTTGATGGCGTCTCAGAGCGGAGGGCGGCACGCGGTGCCGCTCATCCACCCAAAGGGCCTACTTCACCTTGA
- a CDS encoding gamma-glutamylcyclotransferase: protein MSEKVFVYGTLMGGFDRRRRAGIDTRMRLIGRGSIEAALYDLGIFPAAIPAPDGRVWGEVYEIEDDPSVLAKLDEIEGYRPSEPDASLYTRLQVLVMLDDGRVDAAWVYFYNAPLGRAERIASGDYLEYLKVK, encoded by the coding sequence GGTCTTCGTCTACGGAACCCTCATGGGCGGCTTCGACAGGCGCCGACGTGCCGGCATCGATACCCGCATGCGACTCATCGGCCGTGGCTCGATCGAGGCCGCGCTCTACGACCTGGGGATCTTTCCGGCCGCCATTCCCGCGCCTGACGGCCGCGTCTGGGGTGAGGTCTACGAGATCGAGGACGACCCGTCCGTGCTTGCCAAGCTCGACGAGATTGAAGGGTATCGTCCCTCCGAACCCGATGCCAGCCTCTATACGCGTTTGCAGGTTCTGGTGATGCTCGACGATGGACGTGTCGATGCGGCGTGGGTGTACTTCTACAACGCTCCGCTCGGCCGTGCGGAGCGCATCGCCTCTGGCGACTACCTCGAGTACCTCAAGGTGAAGTAG